The Nostoc sp. 'Lobaria pulmonaria (5183) cyanobiont' DNA window CTTCTAGCTACCAACACAAGATTGTAACCATCCTGAGCAAATAATTTAACGAATTCATAACCAATGCCGCCAGATGCACCAGTAATAAGAGCCGTTTGTTTGCGATTACTTTGCATAATTTTCCTCTCTTAACAGCTTTAAAACAAATAGACAGGTGAAATAACTATGTGTTAATCCAGAACCTTTATAGAGACGTAGATTGCATCTCTCCATTCTTTTTCACTCATGTCTTTTATGAATCATTAGTTATTAGTCATTATTAACCTAACGCTCTTTAGCTTTGATTATTCTCTCTCTAAAATAATTAAAAAGTGTTAAGTAACCATAACTAATCACTGAATACATAACAATAAGCACTTATTTATTGCCATTGGGAAATTTCCAAGCGAACTGCCGCATTGGTTCCTAAGACTTTTTGCCCACGTTCAGGTAAGGAAACATACGCAACATATACACCCGAACTGGATTCAGAAGTCGGATTTAACTTTGTGACTGGCTCTTTTTCATCAGAATTCCAACTGTATTTAGCCTCATAAGTACTATTTGATTCGGCAACATCAGTAATTAGATAGTCAGACCACACGGGCACTTGGTCGAGATGATGGTCACGTAACCAATTCTTCTCTTGTTTTGTGAAGGAATGCAGTGCTAAACGCAGGGCATATCTACAGGTATTATCATCACTGGCTGAGTTTTTTGGAATTAAGAAAGCTGTAAATAGAGGAACAGGTTTATCTGTTCGGGTTAACTCTTGTGTAATTGGGCAATAATGAGCGATCGCTTGCTCATATATAGGAATAGGAAGACCACGCAAAGCCACCCTAGTTTCCAGTTGATAAAAATTATTGTCCAGGTCTTTTAACTCAACATTGCTTAGAGACAGTTTCACTTGGATATCACCAAACAAAAATCGTTGCAGGTTTTGATAACCTTCTTCGGAGTTCAATATGCCATAAGGCCCACCATGAGAGCGATGAACATAAGCACGATGAGATCCAAGGATATAAGCTTTATCAATTTGAACTAGACCATCACTTTTCACCCCAACAAGATTGCGTGAAAGACCAAAAGCTTCTTCATAATCATGTGCATTCGTGCCGATCAAAGAAAAAACACGGTTTGGCGAAAATGCATTCTCTATGCTTTGTAGTTTTTCTAGCTGAAAGTTATCGGGTAAATCAGCCGTTGGCTTGATATCAGGTGTTAAATACTGATACATCCGCTGAGGGCCAAAGTCATCAGAATTATTCAATTGAAACCTGTCCCTGAGATTTTCAAGC harbors:
- a CDS encoding esterase/lipase family protein translates to MQYLPIIFVRGYAGTQKDVEQTVDDPFYGFNSGSTHIRVDEKENPQKFFFESPLLRLMTDHGYQPIVDNQNVSNQIKRLSDQLHKTIWIYRFYDISTPSFGSSSVVRQEMEDIAKGLRDLIQKVKEKTGANKIYLVAHSMGGLVCRSLIQKIYPEQGEQAADSIDKFFTYATPHGGIYFDVGSGLLENLRDRFQLNNSDDFGPQRMYQYLTPDIKPTADLPDNFQLEKLQSIENAFSPNRVFSLIGTNAHDYEEAFGLSRNLVGVKSDGLVQIDKAYILGSHRAYVHRSHGGPYGILNSEEGYQNLQRFLFGDIQVKLSLSNVELKDLDNNFYQLETRVALRGLPIPIYEQAIAHYCPITQELTRTDKPVPLFTAFLIPKNSASDDNTCRYALRLALHSFTKQEKNWLRDHHLDQVPVWSDYLITDVAESNSTYEAKYSWNSDEKEPVTKLNPTSESSSGVYVAYVSLPERGQKVLGTNAAVRLEISQWQ